From a region of the Pseudanabaena sp. ABRG5-3 genome:
- a CDS encoding Rpn family recombination-promoting nuclease/putative transposase, protein MIDNICKFLAESFSVDFACWILGEAIALTKIEPSELSVEPIRADSVIFLESTKVILHIEFQTEPNKNIPFRMADYRLRLYRKFPDRQIHQVVIYLNASQSPLVHETTFRIGKLNHEFSVIRLWEQPTGIFQQYQGLFPFATLSQTNDPEETLRQVAKQIEDIQDKEVQSNVAASTAIISGIALNKEIIQRLLRSEIMKESVIYQEILLQGKAEGKAEGKAEGKAEGKAETANQIATNMLLSNISVELVAQFTGLTLKQVEKLKKLSQKSKMPKSSKSKRSPKN, encoded by the coding sequence ATGATTGATAACATTTGTAAGTTTTTAGCAGAAAGCTTCTCCGTAGACTTCGCCTGTTGGATATTAGGAGAAGCGATCGCTTTAACCAAAATCGAACCATCCGAACTATCGGTTGAGCCAATCCGTGCTGACTCAGTGATATTCCTCGAATCAACCAAGGTAATCCTGCACATTGAATTTCAGACCGAGCCAAATAAAAATATTCCCTTTCGCATGGCAGATTATCGGCTCAGGCTATATCGTAAATTTCCCGATAGACAAATTCATCAGGTCGTTATCTATCTCAATGCTAGTCAATCACCACTAGTCCATGAAACGACATTTAGGATTGGCAAATTAAATCATGAATTTAGCGTAATTAGGCTATGGGAACAGCCCACAGGAATATTTCAGCAATATCAAGGACTATTTCCTTTTGCGACATTATCTCAAACCAACGATCCCGAAGAAACGCTAAGACAGGTCGCCAAACAAATCGAAGATATCCAAGATAAAGAAGTACAAAGCAACGTAGCTGCCTCGACCGCTATAATATCAGGCATAGCCCTGAATAAAGAAATCATCCAAAGACTTTTGAGGAGCGAAATCATGAAAGAATCAGTAATTTATCAAGAAATTTTATTGCAAGGCAAGGCTGAAGGCAAGGCTGAAGGTAAGGCTGAAGGTAAGGCTGAAGGTAAGGCTGAAACTGCTAATCAAATTGCCACAAATATGTTGCTTTCCAATATTTCCGTAGAATTAGTTGCCCAATTTACAGGACTTACCCTCAAACAAGTCGAAAAACTCAAAAAGCTTTCCCAAAAATCCAAGATGCCTAAATCATCTAAATCTAAGCGATCGCCCAAAAATTAA
- a CDS encoding NADAR family protein, whose amino-acid sequence MTIYFYSQNQAYAEFSNFAPFGVALDGQWWRTTEHYFQAQKFLDKVYQEKIRLAPDPKTAANLGRSRAVPLREDWEEVKDDVMRRAVLKKFQTHPQLKALLISTGDQEIVENAAGDYYWGCGADGSGKNMLGKILQEVRVQILSCYSKESFA is encoded by the coding sequence ATGACAATCTATTTCTATAGCCAAAATCAAGCCTACGCAGAGTTCTCTAATTTTGCTCCCTTTGGTGTCGCGCTAGATGGACAATGGTGGCGTACTACTGAACATTATTTTCAAGCGCAAAAGTTTTTAGACAAAGTCTATCAAGAAAAAATTCGTTTAGCTCCTGATCCCAAAACTGCCGCTAATTTAGGGAGAAGTCGTGCAGTCCCACTCCGAGAAGATTGGGAAGAAGTTAAAGATGATGTAATGCGGAGAGCTGTTCTCAAGAAATTTCAAACCCATCCTCAACTCAAAGCTCTTTTGATTTCCACAGGCGATCAGGAAATTGTGGAAAACGCCGCAGGTGATTATTATTGGGGTTGTGGGGCCGATGGCTCTGGCAAAAATATGTTAGGCAAAATTTTGCAAGAAGTCCGTGTTCAAATCTTAAGCTGCTATAGCAAAGAAAGTTTTGCTTAG
- a CDS encoding ATP-binding protein, giving the protein MSIRVVIVEDERLVARDIAQILQDEGYIICAIASDGETAIKKILEFSPDLVLLDIRIKGEIDGIDVAKFIQSFCDIPLVYLSAFSDTETLKRAQLTNPMGYVVKPFRSEQLLSTITIALTTHSARQKEDQESVLKEKFLSIIREELRNPLNAILGFSDCLKQEMLGTVNSEQIEALQAINSSGNHLLKTINRILDLSMLEAGKLTLQSDLAPITPICHSAIEQIQAEACQKSIQIEVNIAEDLPYLMIDERRMFQVLVNLLQNAVKFTPNDGLINLIVKHNLDYILPEQTTTIQISVIDTGIGIEPQEIDKLFQPFNQFDKSYNRQNNGIGLGLAFTKRIVELHGGKVEVHSKLEEGSCFTVSLPCKVRHIPNF; this is encoded by the coding sequence TTGAGTATCAGAGTAGTAATAGTTGAAGATGAAAGATTAGTCGCACGAGATATTGCTCAAATACTTCAAGATGAAGGCTATATAATCTGTGCGATCGCTTCGGATGGCGAGACTGCAATTAAAAAGATCTTAGAATTTTCTCCTGATTTAGTCTTACTTGATATTCGGATTAAAGGAGAAATAGATGGCATAGATGTTGCTAAATTTATTCAATCCTTCTGTGATATTCCCCTTGTATATCTCTCAGCTTTTTCAGATACAGAAACTCTAAAGCGTGCTCAATTAACCAATCCTATGGGATATGTAGTCAAACCATTCCGTAGTGAGCAGCTTCTTTCGACTATTACGATTGCTTTAACAACCCATAGCGCTAGACAAAAAGAGGATCAAGAATCAGTTCTCAAAGAAAAGTTTCTCTCAATTATTAGAGAGGAACTACGCAACCCCCTCAATGCAATTTTAGGATTCTCAGATTGCTTAAAGCAAGAGATGCTCGGTACAGTTAATTCAGAGCAAATAGAAGCTTTACAAGCCATTAACAGCAGTGGCAATCATTTACTCAAAACGATTAATCGAATTCTCGATCTATCAATGTTGGAAGCAGGAAAGCTTACATTACAAAGTGATCTAGCACCAATTACACCAATCTGTCACTCAGCAATAGAGCAGATCCAAGCGGAAGCATGTCAAAAATCAATTCAAATCGAAGTAAATATTGCTGAAGACCTTCCCTACTTAATGATCGATGAAAGACGGATGTTCCAAGTATTGGTCAATTTACTTCAAAATGCCGTCAAGTTCACTCCCAACGATGGGCTTATCAATTTAATAGTTAAGCATAATTTAGACTATATACTACCTGAGCAAACAACTACTATTCAGATTTCTGTAATAGATACAGGTATAGGCATTGAACCACAAGAAATAGATAAATTATTTCAACCCTTCAATCAATTTGACAAGAGTTACAACCGCCAAAATAATGGTATAGGGTTAGGACTCGCATTTACCAAGAGAATCGTTGAACTACATGGTGGTAAGGTTGAAGTACATAGTAAATTAGAGGAAGGAAGTTGTTTTACAGTGAGTTTGCCCTGCAAGGTTCGACATATTCCAAATTTTTAA
- a CDS encoding GAF domain-containing protein: MNKSTATNKRKVLIITDSYDDLVHQNLLPTDSDVEYRQSCYQIQPITSYLEALQICLNQAPDCVLLDWDLPHLDGVNFLEKLSATQIPVVILLSADQEELVAAIAQKYQDYLVKETLSKELIFAAIRNAIAQTELNYTLDATERKLQKFIFAHSFSAPETKQPQKQQSFFEQDIKRECSKYNLSESLLEIQNRCLGCIAMGDPLAETFNLLSQLIDLQTNDALCSILVIDNQGNLKCIAEPNLPIDFSPVINGISLEKITPIFSNKSEGNSINISEITLSYLQEYKNLALSYGFKSLWIYPILARSKQKIVGFCILYYRELLQPSIEEIKVIKNYIYAASIAIERNQSEVNLQQQLHREQVLYQQLQQELSDRQKVEAELRESQKFIQQIAEASPNILYLYNVQERRNIYANREIYSILGYTTQDVQDMGADLFQRLIHPDDIGQVSINLARLHVAEDGTIIDMDYRMQHANGEWRWLHSRDAVFSRDEQGNILLVIGSAQDITDRKCYEEALQRSEAHQRALISALPDLLMRINREGIYLEFLASPNFHVFGNSNDLVGINISQILSHELAQQRIEYICKALDTNSIQIYEQILLIDGKTQVEEVRIVPYANDEVLLLVRDISEQKRAEEALRISERRFERIAATLPGMIYTMIQRVDGFHYFEYISSGVEKISELTVEQILEDPKWLDDRHHPDDRAGFVAAANHSVATMTPFNYEWRIITPSGKIKWLQVRSLPEKIEEIDVALLNRQRGDIARHGIVLEITDRKIAEEALRESERRFERIAETLPGIIYTAIQRPDGSRYFEYVSSGVERIYEITVEEALNNPQFIYDRTHPEDQESFLKALNRSAENLLPFSHEWRIITPSGKVKWLQISAFLEKVHETDIHIFKRQNGDVVRHGIVLEITNRKTAEFQVIQQTEQQKLISSITQRIRASLNLEEILNTTVAEIHQVLNSSRVLVYQVFADGTGAAIAESVCSGCQSILNNTYSEEVFPNEIQAQYLQGRVYALSDLEIEPVLPCLVEFLKGIRVRAKLVVPIIQDEKLWGLLIAHQCDRPRHWQDWEIDLMQQLSSQFAIAIQQASLYQQLQLELRDRRHAENLIRQQVDREALLREIMQRIRQSLDLHTIFETATSEIRQFLQADRVGIFKFDHESDFHDGKFVSESVVEGFSSIVAVKVHDHCFSPELTELPTHGKFYATDDIYESGLLECYINTLVAFQVRANLVVPLLSGNSLWGLLCIHQCSSPRKWESNEIALVQQISNQLAIAIQQASLYQQLQLELRDRQHAENLIRQQADRESLLREITQRIRQSLDLHTIFETATLEIRQFLQSDRVGIFKFDPASNFNDGEFVAESVVAGFSSVIKIPCHDDCFGKRYSESYRHGGYQAVGDIYNAELSQCHIDILAAFQIRANLVVPLLNGLSLWGLICIHQCSSPRNWETEEIILIQQISNQLAIAIQQANLYQQVQEELADKETLYIQLANELHQKKVLLKEVHHRVKNNLQVMSSLLRMQFRKTTPDLKILIEDYQNRIQSMALIHAQLHRNDDLASIDFHDYISDLLSNLFQCYGNTSANIQYQLDVINIFLPLDQSIPLGLIINELISNTLKYAFPYGSGEINIQLIQTENKYRLTIADNGIGIPQEIDIENTDSLGMQLVHSLTEQLEGHLIYSSEHGTKFQVIFPVL; this comes from the coding sequence ATGAACAAATCCACAGCTACTAATAAACGTAAAGTTTTAATCATTACAGATAGCTATGACGATCTTGTTCATCAAAATTTGTTACCCACTGACAGTGATGTTGAATATCGGCAAAGTTGCTATCAAATTCAGCCTATTACATCATATTTAGAAGCTTTACAGATTTGTCTCAACCAAGCTCCAGATTGTGTCCTATTAGACTGGGATCTTCCTCATCTTGATGGAGTAAATTTCCTAGAAAAACTAAGTGCCACACAAATCCCCGTCGTTATTTTATTAAGTGCAGATCAAGAAGAATTAGTAGCTGCGATCGCCCAAAAGTATCAAGATTATCTAGTTAAAGAAACACTCTCTAAGGAATTAATTTTTGCTGCGATTAGAAATGCGATCGCTCAAACGGAGTTAAACTACACCCTCGACGCTACAGAGAGAAAGCTCCAAAAATTTATATTTGCCCATAGTTTTTCTGCACCAGAGACGAAACAACCCCAAAAACAGCAATCATTTTTTGAACAAGATATAAAGAGAGAATGCAGTAAATATAATCTTTCAGAATCATTACTGGAAATCCAAAATCGTTGCCTAGGCTGCATTGCAATGGGCGATCCCCTTGCAGAAACATTTAATCTACTTTCGCAATTAATTGATTTACAGACCAATGATGCTTTATGTTCTATTTTAGTAATTGATAATCAAGGTAACCTCAAATGTATTGCTGAACCTAATTTGCCAATAGATTTCAGCCCTGTGATCAATGGTATTTCTCTGGAGAAAATCACACCTATTTTTAGTAACAAGTCTGAAGGGAATAGTATAAATATAAGCGAAATTACACTTTCATATTTACAAGAATATAAAAATCTAGCATTATCTTATGGGTTTAAGAGCCTATGGATTTATCCAATTCTTGCTCGTAGCAAACAAAAAATTGTTGGTTTTTGCATTCTATATTATCGAGAATTACTACAACCATCGATAGAAGAAATCAAGGTAATTAAGAACTATATCTATGCAGCTAGTATTGCCATTGAGCGCAATCAAAGTGAGGTCAATTTACAGCAGCAGTTGCACCGAGAGCAAGTACTCTATCAACAACTACAACAAGAACTCAGCGATCGCCAAAAAGTTGAGGCTGAGCTTCGAGAAAGTCAAAAATTTATTCAGCAAATCGCAGAGGCATCCCCAAACATTCTTTATCTATACAACGTACAAGAGCGGCGAAACATCTACGCGAACCGAGAGATTTATTCCATACTTGGATACACGACCCAAGACGTTCAGGACATGGGGGCAGATCTTTTTCAAAGACTGATTCATCCCGATGACATTGGTCAAGTATCGATTAATTTAGCGCGACTCCATGTTGCGGAAGATGGCACAATCATCGATATGGACTACCGTATGCAACATGCTAATGGAGAATGGCGTTGGCTGCATAGCCGTGATGCTGTATTTAGTCGAGATGAGCAAGGTAATATCTTGTTGGTAATTGGCAGCGCTCAAGACATCACTGATCGCAAATGCTATGAAGAAGCTTTACAAAGAAGCGAAGCCCATCAACGGGCTTTAATCAGTGCGCTTCCAGACTTACTCATGCGAATTAATCGCGAAGGAATTTATTTGGAATTTCTTGCCAGTCCCAATTTCCATGTCTTTGGTAATAGTAATGATTTGGTAGGAATCAACATCTCACAAATTCTATCCCATGAGCTAGCACAACAACGCATTGAATATATTTGCAAAGCATTAGATACTAATTCTATTCAAATATATGAACAGATTCTTCTCATTGATGGAAAAACTCAAGTTGAGGAAGTAAGAATTGTCCCCTATGCTAACGACGAGGTTTTGCTTTTAGTTCGAGATATTAGCGAACAGAAGCGTGCAGAAGAAGCACTACGCATCAGTGAGAGAAGATTTGAGCGCATTGCTGCAACTCTGCCTGGGATGATTTATACGATGATTCAACGTGTAGATGGTTTCCATTATTTTGAATACATTAGTTCGGGAGTCGAGAAAATCAGTGAACTAACAGTTGAGCAAATATTAGAAGATCCGAAATGGCTTGATGATCGACACCATCCCGATGATCGAGCAGGTTTTGTTGCTGCGGCTAATCATAGTGTTGCAACGATGACCCCATTTAATTATGAATGGCGCATTATTACTCCTTCAGGTAAGATTAAATGGTTACAGGTTAGATCTTTACCCGAAAAGATAGAAGAAATTGATGTCGCGCTATTAAACCGCCAACGTGGAGATATTGCTCGGCATGGCATTGTTTTAGAAATAACCGATCGCAAAATTGCTGAAGAAGCTCTGCGTGAAAGTGAGAGAAGATTTGAAAGGATCGCCGAAACTTTACCTGGAATTATCTATACAGCTATTCAACGTCCCGATGGATCAAGATATTTCGAGTATGTAAGCTCTGGCGTTGAAAGAATCTATGAAATTACGGTGGAGGAAGCTCTCAATAACCCTCAATTTATTTACGATCGCACTCATCCTGAAGATCAAGAAAGTTTTCTCAAAGCCTTAAATCGTAGTGCCGAGAATTTATTGCCTTTTAGTCATGAATGGCGCATTATCACTCCTTCAGGTAAGGTTAAATGGTTACAGATTAGTGCTTTCCTAGAAAAAGTGCATGAGACAGATATACATATCTTTAAACGCCAGAATGGCGATGTAGTACGTCATGGCATTGTCCTAGAAATAACTAATCGTAAAACTGCTGAGTTTCAAGTAATTCAGCAGACAGAGCAGCAAAAGCTAATTTCTTCAATTACGCAGCGCATTCGGGCTTCCCTTAACCTTGAAGAAATCCTAAATACAACTGTTGCGGAAATACATCAGGTCTTAAACTCAAGTAGAGTATTGGTTTATCAAGTATTTGCCGATGGAACAGGGGCAGCTATTGCTGAATCTGTATGTTCTGGCTGTCAATCAATCCTAAATAACACCTATAGTGAAGAAGTTTTTCCCAATGAGATCCAAGCACAATATCTACAAGGACGGGTTTATGCGCTCAGCGATCTTGAGATTGAGCCAGTGTTACCATGCCTAGTAGAATTTCTCAAAGGAATCAGAGTAAGAGCCAAGCTGGTCGTCCCAATCATTCAAGACGAAAAACTTTGGGGATTGCTGATTGCTCATCAATGCGACCGCCCACGTCATTGGCAAGATTGGGAAATAGATCTGATGCAGCAGTTATCTAGCCAATTTGCGATCGCCATTCAACAGGCAAGCCTCTATCAACAACTGCAACTGGAACTACGTGATCGCCGCCATGCGGAGAATCTCATTCGCCAACAGGTAGATAGAGAGGCTTTACTGCGTGAGATTATGCAGCGTATTCGTCAATCCCTTGATCTGCATACTATTTTTGAGACAGCCACTTCAGAGATTCGACAATTTTTACAAGCAGATCGTGTTGGTATCTTCAAATTTGATCACGAATCTGATTTTCACGATGGCAAGTTTGTATCTGAATCTGTAGTAGAGGGTTTTAGCTCCATCGTAGCAGTCAAAGTCCATGATCACTGTTTTTCTCCCGAATTAACCGAACTGCCTACCCACGGAAAATTTTATGCAACGGATGATATTTATGAGTCAGGACTTTTGGAATGCTACATTAATACTTTGGTAGCATTCCAAGTGCGGGCAAACTTAGTAGTACCTTTGCTAAGTGGCAATAGCCTCTGGGGGCTATTATGTATTCATCAATGTTCATCACCTCGAAAATGGGAAAGCAATGAAATTGCCCTCGTCCAGCAAATTAGCAACCAATTAGCGATCGCCATTCAACAGGCAAGCCTCTATCAACAACTGCAACTGGAACTGCGCGATCGGCAACATGCCGAGAATCTCATTCGCCAACAAGCAGATAGAGAATCCTTACTACGTGAGATTACCCAAAGGATTCGTCAATCCCTTGATCTGCATACTATTTTTGAGACTGCCACCCTAGAAATTCGCCAATTTCTGCAATCAGATCGTGTTGGCATCTTCAAATTTGACCCTGCCTCTAATTTTAATGATGGTGAATTTGTTGCTGAATCTGTAGTTGCTGGGTTTTCTTCAGTAATCAAAATTCCCTGTCACGATGATTGTTTTGGCAAGAGATATTCTGAGTCTTACAGACATGGAGGCTATCAAGCTGTAGGAGATATTTACAATGCTGAACTTTCGCAATGTCATATTGATATTTTAGCGGCATTTCAGATTAGAGCAAATTTAGTTGTACCATTGCTCAACGGTTTATCACTCTGGGGACTCATTTGTATTCATCAATGTTCATCGCCGCGCAATTGGGAAACAGAGGAAATCATCCTCATCCAGCAAATTAGTAATCAATTAGCGATCGCTATTCAACAGGCAAACTTATATCAACAAGTGCAGGAAGAACTAGCAGATAAAGAAACACTATATATCCAGTTAGCTAACGAATTACACCAGAAGAAAGTACTACTCAAAGAAGTACATCACCGAGTCAAAAATAATCTACAAGTGATGTCTAGCCTCTTGAGAATGCAATTCCGTAAAACTACGCCCGATCTTAAAATCTTGATTGAAGATTACCAAAATCGGATTCAATCTATGGCATTAATTCATGCCCAATTACATCGCAATGATGATCTAGCTAGTATTGATTTTCATGACTATATATCCGACCTACTCTCCAATCTATTTCAGTGCTATGGCAATACCTCAGCAAATATTCAATACCAATTAGATGTTATTAATATTTTCTTACCACTCGATCAGTCTATCCCTCTAGGGCTTATCATTAATGAACTAATATCTAACACTTTGAAATATGCGTTTCCGTATGGGTCGGGTGAGATCAATATCCAATTAATACAAACTGAAAATAAATACCGTTTAACTATTGCAGACAATGGAATTGGTATTCCTCAAGAAATTGATATAGAAAACACTGATAGCTTGGGAATGCAGCTAGTGCATAGCCTAACCGAGCAACTGGAAGGACACCTGATTTATAGCAGTGAGCATGGAACTAAGTTCCAAGTAATTTTCCCTGTTCTTTAA